In Streptomyces camelliae, the sequence GGTCCACCACAGCTGGTAGGTGACGAACAGCAGCATCAGCACGCCGGTGGTGATGAACACCTCGCCGATCGCCCGGCTCGCGACCGTGGCCGGGCTGGGCCTGCGCAGCCGCGCCTGCCGCCGGGCCTCCACCCGGGACAGCGGCCGGCCGGACTCCGGCGCCGTGGCGGGCGCGATCGTCTCCCGGCTCCCGCCGTGCCGCCCGCCACCACGGCGCTTGGCGGCCTTTCTGCGGGCCGCACGGCCGCCGGCCGCGTCTCCGGTGGCGGAGGGGGCTGAAGAGCCCTCAGAACCGCGTACGGGCCCGCTCTCCGGGCCCGACAGCGGCTCAGGGGACGGGGCCGGGACCCGCAGCGCCATCGTCTTGTCGTCGAGGGGTGGCCGATACGGCTCCTCGTACTCCTCGTACTCCGCGTACTCCACGTCGTACGACCACGCGGCGGACTCCACGTCCCCCTGCCCGAGCGCACCGGAAGCCTCGTACGACTGATCCCCGTACGAGGCATCGGTCTCGCGCTCCGGGCGCAGCGCGGTCACGCCGTGGCCCTGCCCACCACCGGGGCGAGCCCCGCCGACCTCGCCACGGCACCCTCGTCGCCGCACTCCACCAGCCAGTTGGCCAGCATCCGGTGCCCGTGCTCGGTCAGCACCGACTCGGGATGGAACTGCACGCCCTCGACCGGGAGTTCACGGTGGCGCAGGCCCATGATGATGCCGTCGTGCGTCCGGGCGGTCACCTCCAGCTCGGCCGGAACCGTGGCCGGCTCGGCCGCCAGCGAGTGGTAGCGGGTCGCCGTGAAGGGCGAGGGCAGGCCCGCGAAGACGCCCTTGCCCTCGTGCTCGACCAGCGAGGTCTTGCCGTGCAGCAGCTCGGGCGCCCGGTCCACCACCCCGCCGTACGCCACCTGCATCGACTGCATACCGAGGCAGACGCCGAAGACGGGGACGCCGGTGGCCGCGCAGTGGCGCACCATCTCCACGCACACGCCCGCCTGCTCCGGCGTTCCCGGGCCGGGCGAGAGCAGCACGCCGTCGAAACCGTCCTGGGCGTGCGAGGTCGAGACCTCGTCGTTGCGCAGTACCTCGCACTCGGCACCCAGCTGATACAGGTACTGCACGAGGTTGAAGACGAAGCTGTCGTAGTTGTCGACGACGAGAATCCGCGCACTCACTGGTTGTCCACCGTCACATCGTTGAAGGGCAGCAGCGGTTCGGCCCACGGAAAGACGTACTGGAAGAGGACGTAGATCACGGCCAGAATCAGTACGAGCGAGATGAGCGCCTTCGCCCACGCGTTCCCCGGCAGATGCCGCCAGATCCAGCCGTACATGCTGTTCCTTGCCGTCCCTTCCGTATCCCCACGGCACCAGACACACGCCGTACGCCACCAGACTAACGGCGCAGCGCCTCCGGTTCGCCTGTGTCCACAGGCTGGGTGGAATCCAGGTGCGCCCAGACGATCAGCCGGTGGCTGTGCCCCCATTCGGGATCGCACGTGGTCAGGGTCAGATACCGGCCCGGACGCGCGTACCCGGACGTGCCCGGCACAGGGTCGATGACGTGGACGTCCGTCGGCACGGTTTTGTAGGGGCCTTTGTCGATCCGATACGTGAACCAGGTCGTCCCGTCCGTGAGGACCACCGCGTCACCCGGCCGCAGCTTCGGGAAGTCCAGGAACGGATCGCCGTAGGTGCGCCGGTGGCCGGCCACCGCGAAATTGCCCTCCTGACCGAGCCGCGCCGTGCCCTGGTAGTGGGCGAGCCCCTTGGCCAGCACATCCCGGCCGGTGCCCTCCAGGACGGGCTTGTTCCACGTGAAACCGAACCGCGGGATGTACATGATCGCGAAGGCCTTGCCGTAGTGGTACGGCGCCGGGTCCCCCACGGTCACCGTCTTCGTCGTCACGCCCGGCGTGTCGGCGGCCTGCTGCACGCTCCCCTTCGACCACTGCCGGTGCAGTTGGTCGATCTGGTCGTTCATGGCGCCGTCGGCCCGCACACCGGTCCAGAACAGGATGTAGGCGACGAAGAGCACGATCAGGGCGCCGACGGTGATGCACAGTTCGCTGAAGGTCCTGAGGATCACACGCACCGGCGCCTCCGGTCACGGACGGCTGACGGATGGCTACTGCACGGGCTTCGCGTAGTGCAGATCCACTGTGCCCGAGTAACCGGGAAGAGTCACCGTCCCGTCGTCGGTGACTTTCCAGCCGAGGCCATAGACGTTGACGTACACCATGTAGGTCTGGATCGCCTTGCTGTCCGCGAGCGCCTGCTGGAGCTTCCCGGAGTCGCCGATCGCCGTGATCTTGTACGGCGGTGAGTAGACGCGGCCCTGGAGGATCAGGGTGTTGCCGACGCAGCGCACGGCGCTGGTGGAGATCAGCCGCTGGTCCATGACCTTGATGCCCTTCGCGCCGCCCTGCCACAGGGCGTTCACCACGGCCTGGAGGTCCTGCTGGTGGATGACCAGGTAGTCGGGCTGGGGCGGGGGGTAGCCGGGGAGCTTGGCAGTGGCGTTGGGCGGGGCGTCATTGAGGGTGACGGTGACGCCGTGGCCGGTGAGCGGCTGGGTGCCGGCGCTCGACTCCAGCCCGGTGAGCGTGCGGTCCTGGGCCTTGCTGGTGCCGCCGTCGCTCTTGGCGAGGGACTCGACGTTCCCGCGCAGGGCCGCGTTGGACTCGTCCAGATCCTTGTTCTTGCGGCTGCGCTGCTGGATCAGGTCGGACAGCTTCAGCAGGGAGCCGTCCTGGCGGATGTCGGTGCCCTTGGCCGTGTTGAAGCTGGTGAAGAAGATCAGCCCGGCGAGGGCGAAGACGGCGGCCGTCAGAATCCGCACCGGGCGCAGACGAAGTCGGCGGCCAGTGCCGGAACCCGTTGATCCCGTCCCGGGGGAGTCGGCAGAATTGCTCAACGTACCCTTATCTCCTTCGGCGCCACGGAAGCACTACGCTAACGGACGCGCCAGACCCAGTTACCTGCGCGGCCACGCAGCGCATCGACAGGAGAGACCCTCGTGCCGAAGTCACGTATCCGCAAGAAGGCCGACTTCACGCCGCCGCCGGCGAAGCAGGCGCAGGCGATCAAGCTGAACAGTCGCGCCTGGGTCGCAC encodes:
- a CDS encoding aminodeoxychorismate/anthranilate synthase component II; this encodes MSARILVVDNYDSFVFNLVQYLYQLGAECEVLRNDEVSTSHAQDGFDGVLLSPGPGTPEQAGVCVEMVRHCAATGVPVFGVCLGMQSMQVAYGGVVDRAPELLHGKTSLVEHEGKGVFAGLPSPFTATRYHSLAAEPATVPAELEVTARTHDGIIMGLRHRELPVEGVQFHPESVLTEHGHRMLANWLVECGDEGAVARSAGLAPVVGRATA
- a CDS encoding class E sortase gives rise to the protein MRVILRTFSELCITVGALIVLFVAYILFWTGVRADGAMNDQIDQLHRQWSKGSVQQAADTPGVTTKTVTVGDPAPYHYGKAFAIMYIPRFGFTWNKPVLEGTGRDVLAKGLAHYQGTARLGQEGNFAVAGHRRTYGDPFLDFPKLRPGDAVVLTDGTTWFTYRIDKGPYKTVPTDVHVIDPVPGTSGYARPGRYLTLTTCDPEWGHSHRLIVWAHLDSTQPVDTGEPEALRR
- a CDS encoding DUF881 domain-containing protein, producing MSNSADSPGTGSTGSGTGRRLRLRPVRILTAAVFALAGLIFFTSFNTAKGTDIRQDGSLLKLSDLIQQRSRKNKDLDESNAALRGNVESLAKSDGGTSKAQDRTLTGLESSAGTQPLTGHGVTVTLNDAPPNATAKLPGYPPPQPDYLVIHQQDLQAVVNALWQGGAKGIKVMDQRLISTSAVRCVGNTLILQGRVYSPPYKITAIGDSGKLQQALADSKAIQTYMVYVNVYGLGWKVTDDGTVTLPGYSGTVDLHYAKPVQ